A genome region from Cloacibacillus sp. includes the following:
- the ftcD gene encoding glutamate formimidoyltransferase, translating into MAKILLCELNVSEGRDEAKIQRITEALTSTPNITVMDIDSDADHNRSVYTWIGEPEDVLAGAMNITKQAVAEVDMSQHHGSHPRQGAVDVVPFVPVRNVEKEEALEIARRYGKFLGGLGVPVYYYEDAATKPSRQNLVDIRKGQYEALSEKMQNEEWRPDEGPFAFVPKSGVTVTGVRFPLVAYNVNLRTDDLEIAKAIAKRMRFSTGGLRYCRAIGLALEERGMVQVSMNLTNFEKTPIPVVYDLIKSLADSYGVGIADAELVGPLPLAALEEVIRHSLRVRKFDMNQIIETHLLG; encoded by the coding sequence ATGGCAAAGATACTGCTGTGTGAACTGAACGTAAGCGAAGGAAGAGACGAAGCGAAGATACAGAGGATAACAGAGGCGCTCACCTCGACGCCGAACATCACGGTAATGGACATTGACTCCGACGCGGACCACAACCGCTCCGTCTATACGTGGATAGGCGAGCCGGAGGACGTGCTCGCTGGCGCCATGAACATCACAAAACAGGCCGTAGCCGAGGTAGACATGAGCCAGCATCATGGAAGCCACCCGCGTCAGGGCGCTGTCGACGTCGTGCCGTTCGTGCCCGTCCGCAACGTAGAAAAAGAAGAAGCGCTTGAGATAGCGCGCCGCTACGGAAAATTCCTGGGCGGCCTGGGCGTTCCCGTCTACTACTATGAAGACGCTGCGACAAAGCCGTCGCGCCAGAACCTTGTCGACATCAGAAAAGGCCAGTACGAGGCGCTTAGTGAAAAAATGCAGAACGAAGAGTGGCGTCCCGACGAAGGCCCCTTCGCCTTCGTGCCGAAATCAGGCGTCACCGTCACAGGCGTTCGCTTCCCGCTTGTCGCATACAACGTCAACCTGCGCACCGACGACCTGGAGATAGCGAAGGCGATAGCGAAACGTATGCGTTTTTCCACGGGCGGGCTGCGTTACTGCCGCGCCATCGGACTTGCGCTTGAAGAGCGCGGCATGGTGCAGGTCTCGATGAACCTTACAAACTTTGAAAAAACGCCCATCCCAGTGGTCTACGACCTCATCAAATCCCTCGCCGACAGTTACGGCGTGGGCATCGCCGACGCGGAGCTTGTAGGCCCCCTGCCGCTCGCCGCGCTCGAAGAGGTCATCCGCCACTCTCTGCGCGTCCGCAAATTCGACATGAACCAGATAATAGAGACGCACCTGCTGGGATAA